The following are from one region of the Bos mutus isolate GX-2022 chromosome 18, NWIPB_WYAK_1.1, whole genome shotgun sequence genome:
- the GPR4 gene encoding G-protein coupled receptor 4, whose product MGNRTLEGCHVDSRMDHLFPPSLYIFVIGVGLPTNCLALWAAYRQVRQRNELGVYLMNLSIADLLYICTLPLWVDYFLHHDNWIHGPGSCKLFGFIFYTNIYISIAFLCCISVDRYLAVAHPLRFARLRRVKTAVAVSSVVWATELGANSAPLFHDELFRDRYNHTFCFEKFPMEGWVAWMNLYRVFVGFLFPWALMLLSYRGILRAVRGSVSTERQEKVKIKRLALSLIAIVLVCFAPYHVLLLSRSAVYLRRPRDCGFEERVFSAYHSSLAFTSLNCVADPILYCLVNEGARSDVAKALHHLLRFLASDKPQEMANASLTLETPLTSKRNSVAKAMAAGWVAAPLAQGDQVQLKMLPPAQ is encoded by the coding sequence ATGGGCAACCGCACGTTGGAGGGCTGCCACGTGGACTCCCGCATGGACCACCTCTTCCCGCCCTCCCTCTACATCTTCGTCATTGGCGTGGGGCTGCCCACCAACTGCCTGGCCCTGTGGGCCGCCTACCGCCAGGTGAGGCAACGCAACGAGTTGGGCGTGTACCTGATGAACCTCAGCATTGCTGACCTGCTGTACATCTGCACGCTGCCACTGTGGGTGGACTACTTCCTGCACCACGACAACTGGATCCACGGCCCTGGCTCTTGCAAGCTCTTCGGGTTCATCTTTTACACCAACATCTACATCAGCATCGCCTTCCTGTGCTGCATCTCGGTGGACCGGTACCTGGCTGTGGCCCACCCGCTGCGGTTCGCCCGCCTGCGCCGTGTCAAGACAGCTGTGGCCGTGAGCTCTGTGGTCTGGGCCACGGAGCTGGGCGCCAACTCGGCACCCCTGTTCCATGACGAGCTCTTCCGCGACCGTTATAACCACACCTTCTGCTTCGAGAAGTTCCCCATGGAGGGCTGGGTGGCCTGGATGAACCTCTACCGAGTCTTCGTGGGCTTCCTCTTCCCCTGGGCGCTCATGCTGCTATCATACCGTGGCATCCTGCGGGCTGTGCGGGGCAGCGTGTCCACTGAGCGCCAGGAGAAGGTCAAGATCAAGAGACTGGCCCTCAGCCTCATCGCCATTGTACTGGTCTGCTTTGCGCCCTACCACGTGCTCCTGCTCTCGCGGAGCGCCGTCTACCTGCGCCGCCCCCGGGACTGTGGCTTCGAGGAGCGTGTCTTCTCGGCATATCATAGCTCGCTGGCCTTCACCAGCCTCAACTGCGTGGCTGATCCCATCCTCTACTGCCTCGTCAACGAGGGCGCCCGCAGTGACGTGGCCAAGGCCCTGCACCACCTGCTCCGCTTTCTGGCCAGTGACAAGCCCCAGGAGATGGCCAATGCTTCGCTCACCCTAGAGACCCCGCTCACTTCCAAGAGGAACAGCGTGGCCAAGGCCATGGCAGCCGGCTGGGTGGCGGCTCCGCTCGCCCAGGGGGACCAGGTGCAGCTGAAGATGCTGCCCCCGGCACAGTGA